A segment of the Bdellovibrio bacteriovorus genome:
ATAGTGCAGACAACTTTTTCGCCATCATAGTGAGAACAGTCCTCACAGGAAAAGCGTGTGTCATATTCCATGTAGTCCTTGGGGTTGACGCGGTCTTTTTTGATGGATGGATGCAGGCGCGGCTGGGATTTGCCTTTACCTTTGGGATTTACGATACCTGCCACTGTGACCGCCTTGACATTGCTGAAATAAGACTCATCCTTTATTCCAGATGGAGGGTTTATGAGCAACGATATTGAAAAAATGACGCGAAAAAGCCAGGAGGCCATGCAGGCCGCCGCGAGACTGGCTGAGCGCAAAAACAGCCCCTCTGTAGAGCCGGAACACCTTCTGATGGAGCTGGTACAGCAGACCGAAGGCATTGTTCCGCGCATTCTCGACAAATTGAATGTTCCTCAGGCCCAGTTCCTTGCGGAACTGCGGACCAAAATTGATAAATTCCCTCAGGTGACGGGCGGCGGCCAAAAGCTGTTTGCCAGCCCTCGTCTTGAAAAGATCTTCAAGGCGGCCGAAGACGAAGCGCAGGAGTGGGGTGATTCCTATATCTCCACCGAGCACTTCTTTATGGCCATGCTTAAAGGGGGGGACTCTGAACTGCTTGGGCTGTTTAAGAAAAACAAAGTCACGGCGGAGGCGGCTCGCACGGCCCTGACTGAAATTCGCGGAAAACAAAAAGTGACGGATGATGATCCGGAAAACAAGTACGAGGTTCTGAACAAGTACGCCCGTGATCTGACCGCTTTGGCGGCCGAGGGCAAATTGGATCCGGTGGTGGGTCGCGATGAAGAAATCCGCCGCGTGGTGCAGGTTCTTTCCCGTCGTACCAAAAACAACCCGGTCCTGATCGGTGAGCCTGGTGTGGGTAAAACCGCCATCGCCGAAGGCCTGGCTTTGCGTATTATCAAACAGGACGTACCGGACAATCTGATTGGCAAAAAACTGATGTCCCTGGATATGGGAGCCCTGATTGCGGGTGCCAAGTACCGTGGGGAATTTGAAGACCGTCTGAAGGCGGTGATCAAAGAAGTGACCAGCAGTGAAGGCCAGATCATTCTGTTCATCGACGAACTGCACACTTTGGTGGGCGCGGGTAAAACCGACGGCGCCATGGATGCAGGACAGTTGCTGAAGCCGGCACTGGCGCGCGGTGAATTGCGCTGTATCGGTGCGACCACTTTGGATGAGTACCGCAAGTACATCGAAAAGGATGCGGCTTTGGAAAGACGCTTCCAGACTGTGATGGTCGAGGAACCAAGTGTTGAAGACGCCATCACCATCCTGCGTGGCCTGAAAGAAAAGTATGAAGTCCACCACGGTATTCGCATCACGGATGCGGCGCTGGTGTCGGCGGTGAAATTGTCTCACCGTTATATCACCAACCGTTTCCTGCCGGACAAGGCGATTGACCTTATTGACGAGGCGGCCAGCAAGCTGGGTATTGAAACCCGCTCGGTGCCGGAAGAAGTCGACAAGATCGAACGCGAGCTGATGCAGTTGCGTATTGAAAAAGAGGCGCTGAAAAAAGAAAAAGACGAAAGCGCCCGCGAGCGTCTGGCGGTGATCGATAAAGAAATCACCGAGCTGAACGCCAAGAACCAGTTGCTGCGTGAACAGTGGGAATTTGAAAAAGGCGGCATTGAGGGTATTAAAAAACTCAAAGCCGACATTGAGGATCTGAAAGTGGCGGTGGCCAAAGCCGAGCGCGAAGGCGACTTGGGTAAAGCGGCCGAACTGAAGTACGGAAAGCTTCCCGAGGCCGAGAAAAAACTTAAAGCCCTGGAAGAGCGCAGCAAGGAAGGCGCAAAATCCGCTTCAGAAAACCGCATGCTGAAAGAAGAGGTCGGTCCTGAGGATGTGGCCGAAGTCGTCGCGAAGTGGACGGGAATTCCAGTCAGCAAAATGCTGGAAAGTGAATCTCAGAAACTGCTGCACATGGAAGATTCTTTGAAACACCGTGTGGTGGGTCAGGATCATGCCCTGACGATTGTGGCCGATGCCATTCGCCGGGCGCGGGCTGAGATTTCAGACCCGAACCGTCCGATCGGGACCTTTATGTTCCTGGGTCCGACGGGTGTGGGTAAAACTGAAACCGTGAAGGCCTTGGCCGAATTCCTGTTCGATGACGAACAAGCCGTTGTTCGTATCGACATGAGTGAATACATGGAAAAACACGCGGTATCCCGTCTGATCGGCGCGCCTCCGGGTTATGTCGGTTATGAAGAGGGTGGTCAGTTGACGGAATCAGTCCGTCGCCGCCCGTACAGTGTGGTTCTGCTGGATGAGGTTGAAAAAGCCCATCCGGATGTGTTCAACATCCTGTTGCAGGTTCTGGATGACGGTCGTTTGACCGATGGTCAGGGGCGCACGGTGGATTTCAAAAACACCGTGTTGATCATGACCTCGAACGTGGGTTCACAGTCGATTTTGGATCCGGGTATGTCGGAAAATCAGAAGCGTGAAGCCGTCAACGAAGCTTTGCGTGAAAGATTCCGTCCGGAGTTCCTGAATCGTATTGATGAGATCGTGATGTTCAAGTCCCTGGGCGAATCGCAGATTTCCGGCATCGTGAAGGTGCAGTTGGATCTGGTCGCGCAACGACTGAGAGCAAAAAAGATCGGCATCGACTTCAATCAGGAGGCCATCGACTTCCTGGCGAAGAAAGGCTACGACCCGATTTATGGTGCAAGACCTTTGAAGCGTGTGATTCAGACCGAACTTCTGAACCCACTTTCCAAAGAGATCATCTCTGGCAAAGTCAAAGCCGGAGACACCATTCACGTCAAAGCCAACGGCGGCTCCTTGACCTTCTAAAAGGGGCCTGGTTGTTTTTTCTGGCTAAACAGCATCAAGCCCTGTCTCATCGAGGCAGGGCTTTTTGCTTCTTAAGCGATGACATGACAATTGAGTTTTACGGGAATAGAGTGAAGGAATGAAAAAACAAAAGAAAAAGACATTGGCCTTGATTGCTCACGACGGAAAGAAAGCTTTGATGGTTTCATTCGTGCGTGATCATCTGGATACTTTCAAAAACTTCACTTTGGTGGGCACCGGCAATACCGGTCGTCTGATTCAAGCCGCGGGTCTGAAGGTTACACGCAGGCTATCGGGACCGCTGGGTGGGGACGCCCAGATCGCTGCCGAGGTTGCGACTGGCAAGTGCCAAGGGGTGATCTTTTTCCGTGATCCGCTGGGCATGCATCCCCATGACCCGGACATCTCGATGCTGATGCGAATCTGTGACGTTCATAACGTTCCTTTGGCGACCAATCCGGCGACGGCTGAGCTGCTGATTACGGGCC
Coding sequences within it:
- a CDS encoding methylglyoxal synthase, with translation MKKQKKKTLALIAHDGKKALMVSFVRDHLDTFKNFTLVGTGNTGRLIQAAGLKVTRRLSGPLGGDAQIAAEVATGKCQGVIFFRDPLGMHPHDPDISMLMRICDVHNVPLATNPATAELLITGLSHD
- the clpB gene encoding ATP-dependent chaperone ClpB translates to MSNDIEKMTRKSQEAMQAAARLAERKNSPSVEPEHLLMELVQQTEGIVPRILDKLNVPQAQFLAELRTKIDKFPQVTGGGQKLFASPRLEKIFKAAEDEAQEWGDSYISTEHFFMAMLKGGDSELLGLFKKNKVTAEAARTALTEIRGKQKVTDDDPENKYEVLNKYARDLTALAAEGKLDPVVGRDEEIRRVVQVLSRRTKNNPVLIGEPGVGKTAIAEGLALRIIKQDVPDNLIGKKLMSLDMGALIAGAKYRGEFEDRLKAVIKEVTSSEGQIILFIDELHTLVGAGKTDGAMDAGQLLKPALARGELRCIGATTLDEYRKYIEKDAALERRFQTVMVEEPSVEDAITILRGLKEKYEVHHGIRITDAALVSAVKLSHRYITNRFLPDKAIDLIDEAASKLGIETRSVPEEVDKIERELMQLRIEKEALKKEKDESARERLAVIDKEITELNAKNQLLREQWEFEKGGIEGIKKLKADIEDLKVAVAKAEREGDLGKAAELKYGKLPEAEKKLKALEERSKEGAKSASENRMLKEEVGPEDVAEVVAKWTGIPVSKMLESESQKLLHMEDSLKHRVVGQDHALTIVADAIRRARAEISDPNRPIGTFMFLGPTGVGKTETVKALAEFLFDDEQAVVRIDMSEYMEKHAVSRLIGAPPGYVGYEEGGQLTESVRRRPYSVVLLDEVEKAHPDVFNILLQVLDDGRLTDGQGRTVDFKNTVLIMTSNVGSQSILDPGMSENQKREAVNEALRERFRPEFLNRIDEIVMFKSLGESQISGIVKVQLDLVAQRLRAKKIGIDFNQEAIDFLAKKGYDPIYGARPLKRVIQTELLNPLSKEIISGKVKAGDTIHVKANGGSLTF